In Bactrocera oleae isolate idBacOlea1 chromosome 3, idBacOlea1, whole genome shotgun sequence, a genomic segment contains:
- the BuGZ gene encoding BUB3-interacting and GLEBS motif-containing protein ZNF207 isoform X5 codes for MGRKKKKASKPWCWYCNREFDDEKILVQHQKAKHFKCHICHKKLYTGPGLSIHCMQVHKETVDKVPNSLPNRSNIEIEIFGMDGIPTEDVREHERQKNGGKSDSDDDEPAVKKKVEIPLTAPPPMMIPPSMMQPMIGQFAPMGLMSNMPPMAPMPPFLGPGGIPMMPPHMMPPRPLFPAAMAATTSAAAIHAPVVPQKPTFPAYSNATISAPPTTNNQSATGSSAVLPEAPKAPAVLPAGNSGSYTSKIMHPPEDLSLEELRARKPKYQKLYNCVGSNNHSQRITSIGTQNINHNTVVSSGSSTTIPTNSSTSSAAAAQATAISKAQEAAAMVAVAQVQAAQVQAQVHAQAQAQAQAQVQAAQAHAHAHAAAQVQAAQVQAQVAQAQAHAQAQVAQAVAAQQQQQQKQLEDLNRAVILQRLQATRPGHPQTALGASAGPAVGM; via the exons atgggCCGGAAGAAGAAGAAGGCTTCAAAACCATGGTGCTG GTATTGTAATCGGGAGTTTGATGATGAGAAGATTTTGGTTCAACATCAAAAGGCTAAACACTTTAAGTGTCACATATGTCATAAGAAATTATATACAGGGCCAGGATTATCAATTCATTGCATGCAGGTTCATAAAGAAACCGTAGACAAGGTGCCGAACTCTTTGCCGAACCGCTCTAATATTGAGATAGAGATTTTTGGTATGGATGGAATTCCAACAGAGGATGTTCGAGAGCATGAACGACAGAAAAATGGCGGTAAATCAGATTCTGATGATGACGAACCAGCTGtaaagaaaaaagttgaaa TACCTTTAACGGCTCCTCCTCCCATGATGATTCCACCAAGTATGATGCAACCGATGATTGGTCAGTTCGCGCCAATGGGACTGATGTCCAATATGCCGCCAATGGCACCAATGCCTCCATTTTTAGGTCCGGGTGGTATACCAATGATGCCACCGCACATGATGCCACCACGACCTCTATTCCCTGCAGCTATGGCAGCCACAACTTCTGCGGCAGCAATACATGCTCCCGTAGTTCCACAAAAGCCCACGTTTCCTGCGTACAG TAATGCCACTATTAGTGCACCACCAACAACCAACAATCAAAGTGCCACAGGAAGTAGTGCTGTACTACCTGAGGCGCCGAAGGCACCAGCTGTACTTCCTGCTGGAAATTCTGGTAGCTATACATCGAAAATCATGCATCCACCCGAGGATCTAAGCTTGGAAGAGTTACGTGCGCGCAAGCCAAAATATCAGAAATTATACAACTGTGTTGGGAGCAATAATCATAGCCAACGCATAACATCAATTGGTACACAAAATATCAATCATAATACAGTTGTCAGTAGCGGATCATCTACAACAATTCCAACAAATTCGAGTACGTCGAGTGCAGCGGCTGCCCAGGCTACAGCTATATCAAAGGCCCAGGAA GCTGCTGCAATGGTAGCGGTTGCACAGGTCCAAGCAGCTCAAGTGCAAGCACAAGTACACGCCCAGGCGCAGGCTCAAGCACAGGCTCAGGTGCAAGCAGCACAAGCGCATGCGCATGCACACGCTGCGGCACAGGTACAAGCGGCGCAAGTTCAGGCACAGGTGGCACAAGCACAAGCACACGCTCAAGCGCAGGTCGCTCAAGCGGTAGCcgcacaacagcagcaacaacaaaaacaattggaaGATCTCAATCGGGCTGTGATACTGCAGCGTTTACAGGCCACACGTCCAGGACATCCGCAAACGGCACTTGGCGCATCCGCTGGCCCCGCGGTAGGCATG
- the BuGZ gene encoding BUB3-interacting and GLEBS motif-containing protein ZNF207 isoform X4, which yields MGRKKKKASKPWCWYCNREFDDEKILVQHQKAKHFKCHICHKKLYTGPGLSIHCMQVHKETVDKVPNSLPNRSNIEIEIFGMDGIPTEDVREHERQKNGGKSDSDDDEPAVKKKVEIPLTAPPPMMIPPSMMQPMIGQFAPMGLMSNMPPMAPMPPFLGPGGIPMMPPHMMPPRPLFPAAMAATTSAAAIHAPVVPQKPTFPAYSNATISAPPTTNNQSATGSSAVLPEAPKAPAVLPAGNSGSYTSKIMHPPEDLSLEELRARKPKYQKLYNCVGSNNHSQRITSIGTQNINHNTVVSSGSSTTIPTNSSTSSAAAAQATAISKAQEAAAMVAVAQVQAAQVQAQVHAQAQAQAQAQVQAAQAHAHAHAAAQVQAAQVQAQVAQAQAHAQAQVAQAVAAQQQQQQKQLEDLNRAVILQRLQATRPGHPQTALGASAGPAVGMFS from the exons atgggCCGGAAGAAGAAGAAGGCTTCAAAACCATGGTGCTG GTATTGTAATCGGGAGTTTGATGATGAGAAGATTTTGGTTCAACATCAAAAGGCTAAACACTTTAAGTGTCACATATGTCATAAGAAATTATATACAGGGCCAGGATTATCAATTCATTGCATGCAGGTTCATAAAGAAACCGTAGACAAGGTGCCGAACTCTTTGCCGAACCGCTCTAATATTGAGATAGAGATTTTTGGTATGGATGGAATTCCAACAGAGGATGTTCGAGAGCATGAACGACAGAAAAATGGCGGTAAATCAGATTCTGATGATGACGAACCAGCTGtaaagaaaaaagttgaaa TACCTTTAACGGCTCCTCCTCCCATGATGATTCCACCAAGTATGATGCAACCGATGATTGGTCAGTTCGCGCCAATGGGACTGATGTCCAATATGCCGCCAATGGCACCAATGCCTCCATTTTTAGGTCCGGGTGGTATACCAATGATGCCACCGCACATGATGCCACCACGACCTCTATTCCCTGCAGCTATGGCAGCCACAACTTCTGCGGCAGCAATACATGCTCCCGTAGTTCCACAAAAGCCCACGTTTCCTGCGTACAG TAATGCCACTATTAGTGCACCACCAACAACCAACAATCAAAGTGCCACAGGAAGTAGTGCTGTACTACCTGAGGCGCCGAAGGCACCAGCTGTACTTCCTGCTGGAAATTCTGGTAGCTATACATCGAAAATCATGCATCCACCCGAGGATCTAAGCTTGGAAGAGTTACGTGCGCGCAAGCCAAAATATCAGAAATTATACAACTGTGTTGGGAGCAATAATCATAGCCAACGCATAACATCAATTGGTACACAAAATATCAATCATAATACAGTTGTCAGTAGCGGATCATCTACAACAATTCCAACAAATTCGAGTACGTCGAGTGCAGCGGCTGCCCAGGCTACAGCTATATCAAAGGCCCAGGAA GCTGCTGCAATGGTAGCGGTTGCACAGGTCCAAGCAGCTCAAGTGCAAGCACAAGTACACGCCCAGGCGCAGGCTCAAGCACAGGCTCAGGTGCAAGCAGCACAAGCGCATGCGCATGCACACGCTGCGGCACAGGTACAAGCGGCGCAAGTTCAGGCACAGGTGGCACAAGCACAAGCACACGCTCAAGCGCAGGTCGCTCAAGCGGTAGCcgcacaacagcagcaacaacaaaaacaattggaaGATCTCAATCGGGCTGTGATACTGCAGCGTTTACAGGCCACACGTCCAGGACATCCGCAAACGGCACTTGGCGCATCCGCTGGCCCCGCGGTAGGCATG TTTTCATAA
- the BuGZ gene encoding BUB3-interacting and GLEBS motif-containing protein ZNF207 isoform X3, whose amino-acid sequence MGRKKKKASKPWCWYCNREFDDEKILVQHQKAKHFKCHICHKKLYTGPGLSIHCMQVHKETVDKVPNSLPNRSNIEIEIFGMDGIPTEDVREHERQKNGGKSDSDDDEPAVKKKVEIPLTAPPPMMIPPSMMQPMIGQFAPMGLMSNMPPMAPMPPFLGPGGIPMMPPHMMPPRPLFPAAMAATTSAAAIHAPVVPQKPTFPAYSNATISAPPTTNNQSATGSSAVLPEAPKAPAVLPAGNSGSYTSKIMHPPEDLSLEELRARKPKYQKLYNCVGSNNHSQRITSIGTQNINHNTVVSSGSSTTIPTNSSTSSAAAAQATAISKAQEAAAMVAVAQVQAAQVQAQVHAQAQAQAQAQVQAAQAHAHAHAAAQVQAAQVQAQVAQAQAHAQAQVAQAVAAQQQQQQKQLEDLNRAVILQRLQATRPGHPQTALGASAGPAVGMPYTNDI is encoded by the exons atgggCCGGAAGAAGAAGAAGGCTTCAAAACCATGGTGCTG GTATTGTAATCGGGAGTTTGATGATGAGAAGATTTTGGTTCAACATCAAAAGGCTAAACACTTTAAGTGTCACATATGTCATAAGAAATTATATACAGGGCCAGGATTATCAATTCATTGCATGCAGGTTCATAAAGAAACCGTAGACAAGGTGCCGAACTCTTTGCCGAACCGCTCTAATATTGAGATAGAGATTTTTGGTATGGATGGAATTCCAACAGAGGATGTTCGAGAGCATGAACGACAGAAAAATGGCGGTAAATCAGATTCTGATGATGACGAACCAGCTGtaaagaaaaaagttgaaa TACCTTTAACGGCTCCTCCTCCCATGATGATTCCACCAAGTATGATGCAACCGATGATTGGTCAGTTCGCGCCAATGGGACTGATGTCCAATATGCCGCCAATGGCACCAATGCCTCCATTTTTAGGTCCGGGTGGTATACCAATGATGCCACCGCACATGATGCCACCACGACCTCTATTCCCTGCAGCTATGGCAGCCACAACTTCTGCGGCAGCAATACATGCTCCCGTAGTTCCACAAAAGCCCACGTTTCCTGCGTACAG TAATGCCACTATTAGTGCACCACCAACAACCAACAATCAAAGTGCCACAGGAAGTAGTGCTGTACTACCTGAGGCGCCGAAGGCACCAGCTGTACTTCCTGCTGGAAATTCTGGTAGCTATACATCGAAAATCATGCATCCACCCGAGGATCTAAGCTTGGAAGAGTTACGTGCGCGCAAGCCAAAATATCAGAAATTATACAACTGTGTTGGGAGCAATAATCATAGCCAACGCATAACATCAATTGGTACACAAAATATCAATCATAATACAGTTGTCAGTAGCGGATCATCTACAACAATTCCAACAAATTCGAGTACGTCGAGTGCAGCGGCTGCCCAGGCTACAGCTATATCAAAGGCCCAGGAA GCTGCTGCAATGGTAGCGGTTGCACAGGTCCAAGCAGCTCAAGTGCAAGCACAAGTACACGCCCAGGCGCAGGCTCAAGCACAGGCTCAGGTGCAAGCAGCACAAGCGCATGCGCATGCACACGCTGCGGCACAGGTACAAGCGGCGCAAGTTCAGGCACAGGTGGCACAAGCACAAGCACACGCTCAAGCGCAGGTCGCTCAAGCGGTAGCcgcacaacagcagcaacaacaaaaacaattggaaGATCTCAATCGGGCTGTGATACTGCAGCGTTTACAGGCCACACGTCCAGGACATCCGCAAACGGCACTTGGCGCATCCGCTGGCCCCGCGGTAGGCATG CCATATACCAACGATATATAA
- the BuGZ gene encoding BUB3-interacting and GLEBS motif-containing protein ZNF207 isoform X2 gives MGRKKKKASKPWCWYCNREFDDEKILVQHQKAKHFKCHICHKKLYTGPGLSIHCMQVHKETVDKVPNSLPNRSNIEIEIFGMDGIPTEDVREHERQKNGGKSDSDDDEPAVKKKVEIPLTAPPPMMIPPSMMQPMIGQFAPMGLMSNMPPMAPMPPFLGPGGIPMMPPHMMPPRPLFPAAMAATTSAAAIHAPVVPQKPTFPAYSNATISAPPTTNNQSATGSSAVLPEAPKAPAVLPAGNSGSYTSKIMHPPEDLSLEELRARKPKYQKLYNCVGSNNHSQRITSIGTQNINHNTVVSSGSSTTIPTNSSTSSAAAAQATAISKAQEAAAMVAVAQVQAAQVQAQVHAQAQAQAQAQVQAAQAHAHAHAAAQVQAAQVQAQVAQAQAHAQAQVAQAVAAQQQQQQKQLEDLNRAVILQRLQATRPGHPQTALGASAGPAVGMMLQYYTCKHQQSKEPKVP, from the exons atgggCCGGAAGAAGAAGAAGGCTTCAAAACCATGGTGCTG GTATTGTAATCGGGAGTTTGATGATGAGAAGATTTTGGTTCAACATCAAAAGGCTAAACACTTTAAGTGTCACATATGTCATAAGAAATTATATACAGGGCCAGGATTATCAATTCATTGCATGCAGGTTCATAAAGAAACCGTAGACAAGGTGCCGAACTCTTTGCCGAACCGCTCTAATATTGAGATAGAGATTTTTGGTATGGATGGAATTCCAACAGAGGATGTTCGAGAGCATGAACGACAGAAAAATGGCGGTAAATCAGATTCTGATGATGACGAACCAGCTGtaaagaaaaaagttgaaa TACCTTTAACGGCTCCTCCTCCCATGATGATTCCACCAAGTATGATGCAACCGATGATTGGTCAGTTCGCGCCAATGGGACTGATGTCCAATATGCCGCCAATGGCACCAATGCCTCCATTTTTAGGTCCGGGTGGTATACCAATGATGCCACCGCACATGATGCCACCACGACCTCTATTCCCTGCAGCTATGGCAGCCACAACTTCTGCGGCAGCAATACATGCTCCCGTAGTTCCACAAAAGCCCACGTTTCCTGCGTACAG TAATGCCACTATTAGTGCACCACCAACAACCAACAATCAAAGTGCCACAGGAAGTAGTGCTGTACTACCTGAGGCGCCGAAGGCACCAGCTGTACTTCCTGCTGGAAATTCTGGTAGCTATACATCGAAAATCATGCATCCACCCGAGGATCTAAGCTTGGAAGAGTTACGTGCGCGCAAGCCAAAATATCAGAAATTATACAACTGTGTTGGGAGCAATAATCATAGCCAACGCATAACATCAATTGGTACACAAAATATCAATCATAATACAGTTGTCAGTAGCGGATCATCTACAACAATTCCAACAAATTCGAGTACGTCGAGTGCAGCGGCTGCCCAGGCTACAGCTATATCAAAGGCCCAGGAA GCTGCTGCAATGGTAGCGGTTGCACAGGTCCAAGCAGCTCAAGTGCAAGCACAAGTACACGCCCAGGCGCAGGCTCAAGCACAGGCTCAGGTGCAAGCAGCACAAGCGCATGCGCATGCACACGCTGCGGCACAGGTACAAGCGGCGCAAGTTCAGGCACAGGTGGCACAAGCACAAGCACACGCTCAAGCGCAGGTCGCTCAAGCGGTAGCcgcacaacagcagcaacaacaaaaacaattggaaGATCTCAATCGGGCTGTGATACTGCAGCGTTTACAGGCCACACGTCCAGGACATCCGCAAACGGCACTTGGCGCATCCGCTGGCCCCGCGGTAGGCATG ATGCTCCAATATTACACATGTAAACACCAACAATCAAAAGAACCTAAAGTGCCATAA